ACGGTCGTGTAAAGGACGAATATTCATCGGTCGTCTCTCCTGATAATTGGTAATTTCCATACATGAATGTACACACAAACTGATGTTTGGCGACTTTTCTATTATCTAATCATGTTGGGTCTAATTAGAGAGAACCCAAGGTTTAGACCGATTTTTTTTCATTATTTATTTGAGAACTTTTGCCCGATCACATTCTTTGCATTAGGGTATGCAAGCATCCTTACAATGAGACCGCCATGGAAACCAACAACAAGCCTGATAAATACGGCTTATTATCCGATCCGATCCCAGATGCATTACGCCGTTTAGCTGTACCAATGGTCTTCGGTATGATTGCTATCTTAATGTTTAATCTGGTTGATACATTTTTTATCTCACTGCTTGGCACCAAGGCATTAGCCGCAGTCAGTTTTACTTTTCCCGTTACCTTTGGTCTGAACTGTATCACCATGGGAATGAGTGTTGGGATCTCCACCAGCATTGGACGTTTGCTCGGAAGTGGTGATACCAAAAGTGCAGCAAGGCTTACCACGCATGGTTTACTGCTTGCCGTTATTTTAATGGTGTTAGGCTCAACCGTTGGTTGGCTAACAATCGATCCACTCTTTTCCTTAATGGGCGCCAGTGCGGATTTACTGCCAATCATCCACGAATATATGACTGTGTGGTACATCGCTATCCCCTTATTGGTGATCCCAATGACGGGTAACAGTGCAATACGCGCAACAGGCGATGCCAAAAGCCCAGCTAAAATTATGATCATGGCGGGTTTAATTAACGGTATCCTCGACCCTTTATTGATCTTTGGTTACGGGCCGTTTCCAGAATTAGGAGTGAAAGGCGCTGCAATCTCAAGCGGGATCAGTTGGGCAGTAGCATTAACCGCTTCTCTGTATTTGCTCCATCGCCGTGAAAAGTTACTCACAATGCCGGTACTCCTAAAATTAAAATCCGATTGGCAGCAGATATTACATATTGGCGCACCTGCTGGGTTATCAAACGCACTCAATCCATTATCGAGCGCCCTATTAATGTCATTGCTTGCCGCACAAGGTACCGCATCAGTTGCCGCATTCGGTGCCGCGATGCGTATTGAATCAATTTTGGTGATAGGAATGATGGCATTAGGCTCAGCATTAATGCCGTTTATGGCGCAAAACCTTGGCGCCAATAAACCTGAACGTGCATTTGAAGCGCTTTTTACTGCCATGCATTTTGCGATTTTATTCCAACTGTTGATTTTTATCGCCATGGTGCCACTCAGTGTGCCATTAGCTTCACTGTTTTCTCGTGATGCAACGGTACAACATCAACTTTGGCATTATTTATTAGTTGTACCTGCCAGTTATGGTTTACAAGCAGTATGTATGCTACTCATTAGCGCGCTCAATGCATTACATAAAACCGTCAACGCACTGATTTGGAATCTGTTACGTTTATTTGGTTTTCTGCTTCCAAGCGCTTGGGTAGGTAGCTTGTACTATGGTACGGAAGGGTTATTTATCGGTATCTCTATTGCCAATGTTATTGGCGGTATTTGTGCTTATTTGTATGCGCGGCGATTACGAAAAACGACCTTATCTTCGTTCGTTACACCCTCCTAAAATATGAATAGCGTAAATATAAAAAAGGCAGCTAACGCTGCCTTTTTCATTAATAATTTTTTATATGCTACGTTTAAATACCTACTTTAAACGTGGGTTTTGATGGTTGTCATTTTGATCATCTTTACGTTCAAATTCACCATCGAAAACATCACCATTATCATTTTTATGACCAAACGGTCCTGCTGATTGCCCATCAAACCCCGAGCTAAAACCACCACCAAACTGATTAAAATTACTCTGTACTTTTACTCTCTGCATTAATTGCTGTGCAATCTTGGCGCGAATAGGTGGCAGTAAAATACACATGCCTAAGGCATCTGTCATAAATCCAGGCGTGAGCAATAACACCCCAGCAACGGCTAACAGTACACCTTCAACAATTTCTTGTGCTGGCATTTGCCCTTGCTGCATCTTAGTTTGTACAGACATTAATGTCGCTAAACCTTGGCTACGTACCAAAGAAGCCCCAACGACGGCAGTAATAAACACTAACATCATGGTTGGCCAAAAACCTAAAAAGCCACCAACCTGAATAAATAAGCCAATTTCAATCATTGGAACGGCGATAAAAAGCAGCATTAATATTGCGAACACACCTAACCTCTTTTTTATAACGTATTGGTTATTCAAAACACTGAATGACTCAATATAGTATTACATGTTTAAACGCTAAATACCGTGTCGCCTAAGATAAAAAATCGTTAACAAATAATTCAACAGTGATATTTGAACTGGGTCTTAAAAACACATTTCCCCTCCAAACAACTTGTTCATATTTTGTTATTTATTTTCATTTTTAGATAAATAAGCCGCCCAGCTGTTAACAACTTTTGTGAGTATGATCGCGTTTCTGTGCAAATATTTTCAGGCTAACGTAAAAAGTGATCTGGGTTATGTTTTTAGCCAATCAGGGGAGTATCATCAGCATCAATTAAGATGTCAGGTACGATCATCTTGCTTCAACTTAGCGAAACGGATTCTTTGCTTGGATAGTTGGCTTAACCATTGATTTTATTAAAAGATTCCCAAAGGGCTATATTATGTCTCAGATGATTGATCTTGAAAAAAATAACGAAGCAGCACTGAATGTTGCAACTAGAATCGAAGAAGATCTTCTTGGTGAGCGTCACGTTCCAGCAGACGCGTATTGGGGTATTCACACTCTACGTGCAATCGAAAACTTTAATATCTCTAATACCACCATTTCAGACGTACCTGAGTTTGTTCGCGGCATGGTTTTCACCAAAAAAGCAGCAGCGATGGCGAACAAAGAACTTGGTGCGATCCCTTCAGAAGTCGGTAACTACATCGAGCAAGCTTGTGATCTTATTTTAGAAACAGGCCGTTGTATGGATCAATTCCCTTCTGATGTATACCAAGGTGGCGCAGGCACATCGGTAAATATGAACACCAATGAAGTGATTGCAAACCTTGCTCTTGAGCTTATGGGCAAAGAGAAAGGCGAATATGACATCATTAACCCAAACGATCACGTAAACAAGTCACAATCGACTAACTGTGCTTACCCTACTGGTTTCCGCGTTGCGGTATATAACAGCATCATTAACATGCTTGAAGCACTAGAGTACCTAAAGACAGCCTTCGATGTGAAAGCAACAGAGTTTGCTAGCATCTTAAAAATGGGTCGTACTCAGCTACAAGACGCAGTACCTATGACGGTAGGCCAAGAGTTCCATGCATATAGTGTATTACTAAAAGAAGAAATCAAAAGTCTACATTACACGGCGCAATTACTGCTTGAAGTCAACCTAGGTGCGACGGCTATCGGTACTGGTTTGAATGCAGCTACAGGTTACCAACACCTAGCGGTTCAACGTCTAGCTGAAATTACAGGTCTACCTGTTACACCTGCAGAAGATTTGATTGAAGCAACATCCGACTGTGGCGCTTATGTTATGGTTCACGGCGCGCTAAAACGTACTGCGGTGAAACTATCTAAGATCTGTAACGATCTACGCCTACTCTCTTCTGGCCCTCGTGCTGGTATTAACGAAATTAACCTTCCTGAAATGCAGGCTGGCTCTTCTATCATGCCAGCAAAAGTAAACCCTGTTATCCCTGAAGTGGTTAACCAAGTTTGCTTTAAAGTAATTGGGAACGATACAACCATTACTTTTGCTGCAGAAGCAGGTCAGCTTCAACTTAACGTAATGGAGCCAGTAATTGGTCAAGCGTTATTTGAGTCAATCAGCTTGCTTAAAAATGCGTGTGTTAATTTGCGTGAGAAATGTATCGAAGGCATCACAGTGAATAAAGATGTTTGTGAGAGCTACGTATTTAACTCTATCGGTATCGTAACTTACTTAAACCCATTCATTGGTCACCATGAAGGCGATATCGTAGGTAAAATCTGTGCTGAAACGGGTAAGAGTGTCCGTGAAGTTGTTCTAGAGCGCGGTCTTCTTACTGAAGAGCAATTAGATGATATCTTCTCTATCGAAAACTTGATGCACCCTCAATACAAAGCACAGAGATACAGCTAAGCAAT
Above is a genomic segment from Photobacterium angustum containing:
- a CDS encoding MATE family efflux transporter — protein: METNNKPDKYGLLSDPIPDALRRLAVPMVFGMIAILMFNLVDTFFISLLGTKALAAVSFTFPVTFGLNCITMGMSVGISTSIGRLLGSGDTKSAARLTTHGLLLAVILMVLGSTVGWLTIDPLFSLMGASADLLPIIHEYMTVWYIAIPLLVIPMTGNSAIRATGDAKSPAKIMIMAGLINGILDPLLIFGYGPFPELGVKGAAISSGISWAVALTASLYLLHRREKLLTMPVLLKLKSDWQQILHIGAPAGLSNALNPLSSALLMSLLAAQGTASVAAFGAAMRIESILVIGMMALGSALMPFMAQNLGANKPERAFEALFTAMHFAILFQLLIFIAMVPLSVPLASLFSRDATVQHQLWHYLLVVPASYGLQAVCMLLISALNALHKTVNALIWNLLRLFGFLLPSAWVGSLYYGTEGLFIGISIANVIGGICAYLYARRLRKTTLSSFVTPS
- a CDS encoding FxsA family protein gives rise to the protein MFAILMLLFIAVPMIEIGLFIQVGGFLGFWPTMMLVFITAVVGASLVRSQGLATLMSVQTKMQQGQMPAQEIVEGVLLAVAGVLLLTPGFMTDALGMCILLPPIRAKIAQQLMQRVKVQSNFNQFGGGFSSGFDGQSAGPFGHKNDNGDVFDGEFERKDDQNDNHQNPRLK
- the aspA gene encoding aspartate ammonia-lyase produces the protein MSQMIDLEKNNEAALNVATRIEEDLLGERHVPADAYWGIHTLRAIENFNISNTTISDVPEFVRGMVFTKKAAAMANKELGAIPSEVGNYIEQACDLILETGRCMDQFPSDVYQGGAGTSVNMNTNEVIANLALELMGKEKGEYDIINPNDHVNKSQSTNCAYPTGFRVAVYNSIINMLEALEYLKTAFDVKATEFASILKMGRTQLQDAVPMTVGQEFHAYSVLLKEEIKSLHYTAQLLLEVNLGATAIGTGLNAATGYQHLAVQRLAEITGLPVTPAEDLIEATSDCGAYVMVHGALKRTAVKLSKICNDLRLLSSGPRAGINEINLPEMQAGSSIMPAKVNPVIPEVVNQVCFKVIGNDTTITFAAEAGQLQLNVMEPVIGQALFESISLLKNACVNLREKCIEGITVNKDVCESYVFNSIGIVTYLNPFIGHHEGDIVGKICAETGKSVREVVLERGLLTEEQLDDIFSIENLMHPQYKAQRYS